The DNA region GTCAAGGTCAGATTCTCCTAATTACCAATACCACTGAAGAGGATCTTCGCGAACTCCACATGTATGGCTGGAAAGTCAGTGAAACAGCTTACGCGATGATCGAAAAGGTCAACCTTCGTTAGCCGCGTCTACCCTCTTCACGCATTCCATAACAACCTCATCAACCTGAGGGTCTTGGATGATCCCGGGTTGAAATATCAGTGGCTGTTGTTTTTTCAACTGTCTCGGAAACACAAACTTGTTGTACCAGCTCAGGGCCATGCGCGAGAAGTACTTCAAGAACCAGAGTCCTACTCTCGTGATCATGCGAGATTCAAGCTGCATTCCATAAGCCGCACTACGGCGGACCGTGATACCGTGAGCATGAAGAAGCGCTTCAAGTGCATCTGGCTCATACCGTCGCGCATGTCCGACCAATCGATCAAAGCCAGTCCAGGCAGATTGATAGAGGGGCACGGAAAGAAACAAAACCCCACCCTTTCGTAAGA from Phycisphaerales bacterium includes:
- a CDS encoding methyltransferase domain-containing protein — encoded protein: MNTQMGKNHCSLTQVNRDFYNHLWQGVELHQAEAFNTWPAISPYFEQCKDRLEIGPGLRPRLPVEGTQFVDLSPVAVSRLNDAGGQAVVGSIESLSAEDESMDLVCAFDVLEHIEDDRMALGEITRVLRKGGVLFLSVPLYQSAWTGFDRLVGHARRYEPDALEALLHAHGITVRRSAAYGMQLESRMITRVGLWFLKYFSRMALSWYNKFVFPRQLKKQQPLIFQPGIIQDPQVDEVVMECVKRVDAANEG